In Rhodoferax koreense, a genomic segment contains:
- a CDS encoding oxidoreductase → MTDTNPTGTPVWFITGCSTGFGQALARNVLARGWRAVVTARDKARVASLVEGMGSRALALDLDVTDGAQIESAVAAATAHFGHIDVLVNNAGYGYQSSIEEGEEAQIRRQFDANVFGLFAMTRAVLPGMRARRQGHVINITSVAGLVGFQGSGYYAASKHAVEGFSDALAAEGAPIGIQVTCIEPGPFRTDWAGRSLYQTPNRIAEYAETAGARMQLTASVSGAQPGDPERAAEAMVQVTQLDAPPRHLVLGAIGFEAITGKLRSRIAEIEQWRATSVGADFPAG, encoded by the coding sequence ATGACCGACACCAACCCCACCGGAACCCCCGTCTGGTTCATCACCGGCTGCTCGACCGGCTTCGGTCAGGCGCTGGCGCGCAACGTGCTCGCGCGCGGCTGGCGCGCCGTCGTCACCGCGCGCGACAAGGCGCGCGTCGCCAGCCTCGTCGAAGGCATGGGCTCGCGCGCGCTGGCGCTCGACCTGGACGTGACCGATGGGGCGCAGATCGAGTCGGCCGTGGCGGCGGCCACCGCGCATTTCGGCCACATCGACGTGCTGGTCAACAACGCCGGTTACGGCTACCAGTCTTCGATCGAGGAAGGCGAGGAGGCGCAGATCCGCCGCCAGTTCGATGCCAACGTGTTCGGCCTGTTCGCGATGACCCGTGCCGTGCTGCCGGGCATGCGCGCACGCCGCCAGGGACATGTGATCAACATCACCTCGGTGGCCGGCCTGGTCGGCTTCCAGGGTTCAGGCTATTACGCGGCGAGCAAACACGCCGTCGAAGGGTTCTCGGACGCGCTGGCGGCCGAGGGCGCGCCGATCGGCATCCAGGTGACCTGCATCGAACCCGGGCCTTTCCGTACCGACTGGGCGGGTCGCTCGCTGTACCAGACGCCGAATCGCATTGCCGAATATGCCGAGACGGCGGGCGCACGCATGCAACTGACCGCGAGCGTCAGTGGCGCTCAGCCCGGCGACCCCGAGCGCGCCGCCGAGGCGATGGTGCAGGTCACGCAGCTCGACGCGCCGCCGCGCCACCTGGTGCTCGGCGCGATCGGCTTCGAAGCCATCACCGGCAAACTCAGGAGCCGGATCGCCGAGATCGAGCAATGGCGCGCCACGAGCGTGGGCGCGGACTTCCCGGCCGGCTGA
- a CDS encoding antibiotic biosynthesis monooxygenase, whose protein sequence is MDASTSTATDEDQGATVVITHRIRRDSHAAYERWLEEIAPVCKASPGYLDWHMVRPVQGLTETYTVVVRFDTKAHLQHWMASFERQRLIEKVQPLFVRGDDFFISSGLDFWFAPSGAKAKVPVRWKQYLVTWSAIYPLALAVPLLVVPVLGKLGLPSSTPLNTLAITAVVVFMMVYVVMPRYTRLLQKWLFS, encoded by the coding sequence ATGGACGCAAGCACATCCACCGCCACCGACGAGGACCAGGGCGCCACCGTGGTCATCACCCACCGGATACGCCGGGACAGCCACGCGGCCTACGAGCGATGGCTCGAGGAAATTGCGCCGGTGTGCAAGGCCTCGCCCGGCTACCTGGATTGGCATATGGTCCGACCCGTGCAGGGACTGACGGAGACCTACACCGTGGTGGTCCGATTCGACACCAAAGCGCACCTGCAGCACTGGATGGCGTCGTTCGAGCGGCAGCGCCTGATCGAGAAGGTCCAGCCGCTGTTCGTGCGCGGCGACGATTTCTTCATCAGCAGCGGCCTCGATTTCTGGTTTGCGCCGAGCGGTGCCAAGGCCAAGGTGCCGGTGCGCTGGAAGCAATACCTGGTGACCTGGTCGGCAATCTATCCGCTGGCCCTGGCGGTGCCGCTGCTGGTCGTGCCCGTGCTGGGGAAACTCGGCTTGCCATCCAGTACGCCGCTGAACACGCTGGCCATCACCGCCGTGGTGGTTTTCATGATGGTCTACGTGGTCATGCCCCGGTACACGCGGCTGCTGCAGAAATGGCTGTTCAGCTAG
- a CDS encoding cysteine dioxygenase — protein sequence MTAPALESFIDQAMARSRGHADPADCVLALAPLMLDLIDHAGTFLAPQHYQSSPAGYNRNLVYEAPDRSLSLYALVWLPGQWTPVHDHGSWGVVGVVEGVLEERGYVRLSPERGADTEIDLARGGTVLLPHGAVTSFVPNPDHIHVTGVPAERPRAVSLHLYGRTMSNFNIYDVAARTRRRIEVAHNES from the coding sequence ATGACCGCTCCCGCCCTCGAATCCTTCATCGACCAGGCCATGGCCCGAAGCCGCGGCCATGCCGATCCGGCCGACTGTGTGCTCGCGCTCGCCCCGCTGATGCTGGACCTGATCGACCACGCCGGCACCTTCCTGGCGCCACAGCATTACCAGAGCAGTCCGGCCGGCTACAACCGCAACCTCGTCTACGAAGCCCCGGACAGGAGCCTTTCCCTGTACGCGCTGGTCTGGCTGCCCGGGCAATGGACACCGGTGCACGACCATGGCAGCTGGGGGGTGGTCGGTGTCGTCGAGGGGGTGTTGGAAGAGCGCGGCTACGTGAGGCTGTCGCCCGAGCGCGGCGCGGACACGGAAATCGACCTGGCACGCGGCGGCACGGTGCTGCTTCCGCATGGCGCGGTGACGAGCTTCGTGCCGAATCCGGATCACATCCACGTGACCGGCGTGCCGGCTGAGCGGCCGCGCGCCGTGAGCCTGCACCTCTACGGCCGGACCATGAGCAACTTCAACATCTACGACGTGGCCGCCAGAACCCGGCGGCGCATCGAAGTCGCCCACAACGAAAGCTGA
- a CDS encoding AEC family transporter — protein MLTVLLVTFPFFALVLAGYVAARRRWLPLESIGGLNGFVLFFALPCMLFRFGAATPLALLLDVGLFVTYVLCALVIVGFVVATSLNRRIGWNDAAFGALVAAFPNTGFMGVPLLVALMGPKAAGPAIVTIVADLLVTSSLCIALSRLDGADEHGAARAARNALKGVAINPMPWAIVLGVLASATQLRLPGPVMQTVGLLADAASPVALFTIGAVLARSQIVAAAGRHAAMPLADYVPVALVKLVLHPVLVGLVGLAAINLGVPLDTFSLTVIVLVAALPSASNVSMLAERFGADTGRVARIILLSTAAAFLTFSGAVALLR, from the coding sequence GTGCTCACTGTCCTGCTCGTCACGTTTCCGTTCTTTGCGCTGGTGCTGGCGGGCTATGTCGCCGCGCGGCGGCGCTGGCTGCCACTCGAGTCGATCGGCGGGCTCAACGGCTTCGTGCTGTTCTTCGCGCTGCCGTGCATGCTGTTCCGATTCGGCGCGGCCACGCCGCTGGCCCTGCTGCTCGATGTGGGCCTGTTCGTCACCTACGTGCTGTGTGCGCTGGTCATCGTCGGCTTCGTCGTCGCCACCAGCCTGAACCGCCGCATCGGCTGGAACGACGCGGCTTTCGGCGCGCTGGTGGCCGCTTTTCCCAACACCGGCTTCATGGGCGTTCCACTGCTTGTCGCGCTGATGGGCCCCAAGGCCGCCGGCCCGGCCATCGTCACCATCGTGGCCGACCTGCTGGTCACCTCGTCGCTGTGCATCGCGCTGTCCCGGCTCGACGGTGCGGACGAGCACGGTGCCGCCCGGGCCGCGCGCAACGCGCTCAAGGGCGTGGCCATCAACCCCATGCCATGGGCCATCGTGCTCGGCGTGCTGGCTTCGGCCACGCAGCTGCGCCTGCCCGGGCCGGTGATGCAGACGGTGGGCTTGCTCGCCGATGCGGCTTCGCCGGTGGCGCTGTTCACCATCGGTGCGGTGCTCGCGCGTTCGCAGATCGTCGCCGCTGCCGGCCGGCACGCGGCCATGCCGCTGGCGGACTATGTGCCGGTGGCGCTGGTGAAGCTCGTGCTGCATCCGGTGCTGGTCGGCCTGGTGGGGCTGGCGGCCATCAACCTCGGCGTGCCGCTGGACACGTTTTCGTTGACGGTGATCGTGCTCGTCGCCGCTTTGCCGAGTGCCAGCAACGTGTCGATGCTGGCCGAGCGTTTCGGTGCGGACACGGGGCGCGTGGCGCGCATCATCCTGCTCTCCACGGCTGCGGCCTTCCTCACGTTCTCGGGCGCGGTGGCGTTGTTGCGCTGA
- a CDS encoding methyl-accepting chemotaxis protein, which translates to MPSKPTSLSIAKRLGILIASALLGVIVLTALFLVSERRLIMQERQASVRQNVESAHSLIAAFHKQFTDGKLTEAAAKQQAMAAVRAMRYSGNEYFFIVDFTPTMVMHPIRPDLEGQNVSENKDPTGKRLFVEFVNVVKASGAGDVVYLWPKPGSDQPVEKASYVEGFQPWGWIVGSGVYVDTVDARFRERAITFGLGALVLAAVLLGVGLLITRSLLRELGGEPGLAAQLAGRMAQGDLSTKIEVKPGDTASLLHAMRSMRDSIAGIVAEVRTGTDAIAAASSQIASGNNDLSARTEQQASALEETAASMEELTSTVKQNADNARQASQLAASASQVAARGGAVVAEVVSTMGTVNASSKKIVDIIGVIDGIAFQTNILALNAAVEAARAGEQGRGFAVVASEVRGLAQRSAAAAKEIKALIDDSVGNVAHSTRLVDQAGATMGEVVQSVQRVTDIIAEIAAASQEQSQGIDQINQAIADMDGVTQQNAALVEEAAAAASSMRSQAEQLAQRVSVFRL; encoded by the coding sequence ATGCCCTCCAAACCGACAAGCCTCAGCATTGCCAAGCGCCTGGGGATACTGATCGCCAGTGCGCTGCTCGGCGTGATCGTGCTGACGGCGCTCTTCCTGGTGTCCGAGCGCAGGTTGATCATGCAGGAGCGCCAGGCCAGCGTGCGGCAGAACGTGGAATCGGCGCACAGCCTGATCGCCGCGTTCCACAAGCAGTTCACCGACGGCAAGCTCACTGAGGCCGCGGCCAAGCAGCAGGCGATGGCGGCCGTGCGCGCCATGCGCTACAGCGGCAACGAATACTTCTTCATCGTCGACTTCACGCCGACCATGGTGATGCACCCGATCCGCCCCGACCTCGAAGGCCAGAACGTCTCGGAAAACAAGGACCCGACCGGCAAGCGCCTGTTCGTCGAATTCGTGAACGTGGTCAAGGCCTCGGGCGCGGGCGACGTCGTCTACCTCTGGCCCAAGCCGGGCAGCGACCAGCCCGTGGAGAAGGCCTCGTACGTCGAGGGCTTCCAGCCCTGGGGCTGGATCGTCGGCTCGGGCGTCTACGTGGACACCGTGGACGCGCGTTTCCGAGAGCGCGCGATCACGTTCGGCCTGGGTGCGCTGGTGCTGGCCGCGGTACTGCTCGGCGTGGGCCTGTTGATCACCCGCAGCCTGTTGCGCGAACTCGGCGGCGAACCCGGGCTCGCCGCGCAACTGGCCGGCCGCATGGCCCAGGGCGACCTGTCCACAAAGATCGAAGTCAAGCCGGGCGACACGGCGAGCCTGCTCCACGCGATGCGCAGCATGCGCGACAGCATCGCCGGTATCGTGGCCGAAGTGCGCACCGGCACCGACGCCATTGCCGCCGCGTCGAGCCAGATCGCCTCGGGCAACAACGATCTCTCGGCGCGTACCGAACAACAGGCCAGTGCGCTGGAAGAAACCGCGGCCTCGATGGAGGAGCTCACCAGCACCGTGAAACAGAACGCCGACAACGCACGCCAGGCCAGCCAGCTCGCGGCCTCGGCCTCGCAAGTGGCGGCCCGGGGCGGCGCGGTGGTGGCCGAGGTGGTAAGCACCATGGGCACGGTGAACGCCTCGTCGAAGAAGATCGTGGACATCATCGGCGTCATCGACGGCATCGCCTTCCAGACCAACATCCTCGCGCTCAATGCCGCCGTGGAGGCTGCGCGGGCAGGCGAACAGGGCCGCGGCTTCGCGGTGGTGGCCTCGGAAGTGCGCGGGCTGGCGCAGCGCTCCGCCGCAGCGGCCAAGGAAATCAAGGCGCTGATCGACGACTCGGTCGGCAACGTGGCGCACAGCACCCGCCTCGTCGACCAGGCCGGCGCCACCATGGGCGAGGTGGTGCAAAGCGTGCAGCGCGTGACCGACATCATTGCCGAGATCGCCGCAGCCAGCCAGGAGCAGTCGCAGGGCATCGACCAGATCAACCAGGCCATCGCCGACATGGACGGCGTGACGCAACAGAACGCGGCGCTGGTCGAGGAAGCCGCCGCTGCGGCGTCCTCGATGCGCAGCCAGGCCGAGCAGCTGGCACAGCGGGTGAGCGTGTTCCGGCTGTAG
- a CDS encoding helix-turn-helix domain-containing protein, with amino-acid sequence MGRIIDREEMGRRLRAERKHRGLTLREVAQASGVSLPTLSKMELGQVSISYQKFVAVARALGIDMAQLFEPDVAGGTQPAPTFAHTRLDQAPTYAGDRYDHVMLAAEFPRKKMTPVYSRIQTRDLSEFRQYNRHAGEEFLMVIAGTLQICFETGEKLTLNASESVYFDSGIGHVYLAVGAQDAQVLIVMSDA; translated from the coding sequence GTGGGCAGGATCATCGACCGCGAAGAGATGGGCCGGCGCCTGCGCGCCGAGCGCAAGCACCGGGGGCTGACGCTGCGCGAGGTGGCACAGGCCTCGGGGGTGTCGCTGCCCACCCTGTCGAAGATGGAGCTCGGCCAGGTCTCGATCAGCTACCAGAAGTTCGTCGCCGTGGCCCGCGCGCTGGGCATCGACATGGCGCAGCTCTTCGAGCCCGACGTCGCCGGCGGCACGCAGCCCGCGCCGACCTTCGCCCACACCCGGCTCGACCAGGCGCCGACCTACGCCGGTGATCGGTACGACCACGTGATGCTGGCCGCCGAGTTCCCGCGCAAGAAGATGACACCGGTCTACAGCCGCATCCAGACGCGCGACCTGTCGGAGTTCCGCCAGTACAACCGCCATGCGGGGGAGGAGTTCCTCATGGTGATCGCCGGCACCCTGCAGATCTGTTTCGAGACCGGCGAGAAACTCACACTGAACGCCTCGGAGTCGGTCTATTTCGACAGCGGCATCGGCCATGTCTACCTTGCGGTGGGCGCGCAGGATGCGCAGGTGTTGATCGTGATGAGCGACGCCTGA
- a CDS encoding Bug family tripartite tricarboxylate transporter substrate binding protein, which produces MANRRHILQSLGAFPMLAAFGVSHAEAWPSRPLRIVVPNAPGGTSDIIGRLLTKPLSDALGQPVIIENRAGAGGNIGAAAVAQATDQHTVLLCDVGGLAISPSIYKTLPYNLDRDLQGVAMLAQSPHLLAVHPSVEANNLQELIALSKRTRLNVALAGQGTPNHLATVQLAQITGIQWQHVPYKGGAPAVGDTVANVTQAVLNGMAATYPQVQGGKLKAIGVAGKTRSPLLPNLPTLAEQGATDFESGTWQGVTVSSKLPKDQVARLHAELVRIVQEPALRAQLRDAGVDMVAMSPVETTQFIARDRVRWAKVVKQAGNTIEGST; this is translated from the coding sequence ATGGCCAACCGCCGCCACATCCTGCAGTCCCTCGGCGCCTTTCCGATGCTCGCCGCCTTCGGCGTCAGCCATGCCGAAGCCTGGCCCAGCCGGCCGCTGCGCATCGTCGTGCCCAACGCGCCCGGCGGCACGTCCGACATCATCGGCAGGCTGCTCACCAAACCCTTGTCCGATGCGCTCGGCCAGCCGGTGATCATCGAGAACCGCGCCGGGGCCGGCGGCAACATCGGCGCCGCAGCCGTGGCGCAAGCCACCGACCAGCACACCGTGCTGCTGTGCGACGTGGGCGGGCTGGCCATCAGCCCGTCGATCTACAAGACGCTGCCCTACAACCTGGACCGCGACCTGCAGGGCGTGGCCATGCTGGCGCAATCGCCGCACCTGCTGGCCGTGCACCCGTCGGTGGAGGCCAACAACCTGCAGGAGCTGATCGCGCTGTCCAAACGCACCAGGCTCAACGTGGCGCTGGCCGGCCAGGGCACGCCGAACCACCTGGCCACCGTGCAGCTGGCGCAGATCACCGGCATCCAGTGGCAACACGTGCCGTACAAGGGCGGCGCACCGGCCGTGGGCGACACGGTGGCCAACGTGACGCAGGCCGTGCTCAACGGCATGGCGGCCACCTATCCGCAGGTGCAGGGCGGCAAGCTCAAGGCCATCGGCGTGGCCGGCAAGACGCGTTCACCGCTGCTGCCGAACCTGCCCACACTGGCCGAACAGGGCGCGACCGATTTCGAATCGGGCACCTGGCAGGGCGTCACCGTGTCCTCGAAACTGCCGAAAGACCAGGTGGCGCGGCTGCATGCCGAGTTGGTGCGGATCGTGCAGGAGCCGGCCTTGCGCGCGCAACTGCGCGATGCGGGCGTGGACATGGTGGCGATGTCGCCGGTCGAGACCACGCAGTTCATCGCCAGGGACCGCGTGCGCTGGGCCAAGGTCGTCAAACAAGCCGGCAACACCATCGAAGGTTCCACCTGA
- a CDS encoding Ldh family oxidoreductase, whose amino-acid sequence MPLPTKLPIAQLTRFATELFCAAGMDADKAATVARYLVLTDTMGRRTHGLAMAPLYLADIAKGGMALTGAPEVVKDTGATLVWDGGYLPGLWLMDQAITLGMQRAAELGVVTFAIRRSHHIGCLAALVKQAADQGFIAIVQNSEPAARRVAPYGGREALFTPNPMAIGYPAGELPVLVDICASITTTSMTRTKFAAGETFDHPWLLDGQGRPTRDPAVLEHTEPRGSLQLIGGQEYGHKGFGLALMIEALSQGLSGHGRADAPRRWGGNVFLQVLNPEFFAGAEAFEQQTAFFAQQCRDSAPIRPEQPVRIPGDQVARHIAAAEAEGVACDAVTWAALAACADQLGVALPAEETA is encoded by the coding sequence ATGCCCCTTCCAACCAAACTGCCCATCGCGCAACTCACGCGCTTCGCCACCGAACTGTTCTGCGCCGCCGGCATGGACGCCGACAAGGCCGCCACCGTGGCACGCTACCTGGTGTTGACCGACACCATGGGTCGGCGCACCCACGGCCTGGCCATGGCGCCGCTGTACCTGGCCGATATCGCCAAGGGCGGCATGGCGCTGACCGGCGCGCCCGAGGTGGTGAAAGACACCGGCGCCACCCTGGTCTGGGACGGCGGCTACCTGCCCGGCCTGTGGCTGATGGACCAGGCCATCACGCTCGGCATGCAGCGCGCGGCCGAGCTCGGCGTGGTCACCTTCGCCATCCGCCGCAGCCACCACATCGGCTGCCTCGCGGCACTCGTGAAGCAGGCGGCCGACCAGGGTTTCATCGCCATCGTGCAGAACTCCGAACCGGCCGCGCGCCGCGTGGCGCCCTACGGTGGCCGGGAGGCGCTGTTCACACCGAACCCGATGGCCATCGGCTATCCGGCGGGCGAACTGCCTGTGCTGGTGGACATCTGCGCGTCCATCACCACCACCTCGATGACGCGCACCAAGTTCGCGGCCGGCGAAACCTTCGACCATCCCTGGCTGCTCGACGGCCAGGGCCGGCCCACGCGCGACCCGGCCGTGCTGGAGCACACCGAGCCGCGCGGCTCGCTGCAGCTCATCGGCGGCCAGGAATACGGCCACAAGGGCTTCGGCCTGGCGCTGATGATCGAGGCGCTGTCGCAAGGCCTGTCGGGCCACGGCCGTGCGGACGCACCCAGGCGCTGGGGCGGCAACGTCTTCCTGCAGGTGCTGAACCCTGAATTCTTCGCGGGCGCCGAGGCCTTCGAGCAGCAGACCGCATTCTTCGCGCAGCAATGCCGCGACAGCGCGCCGATCCGGCCGGAGCAGCCGGTGCGCATCCCCGGCGACCAGGTGGCGCGGCATATTGCTGCGGCCGAGGCCGAAGGCGTAGCCTGCGATGCAGTGACCTGGGCCGCGCTGGCGGCCTGCGCCGACCAGCTCGGCGTGGCCCTGCCCGCCGAGGAAACCGCCTGA
- a CDS encoding LysR family transcriptional regulator, translating into MFQLSQIRCFVVLANELHFGRAAVRLHMTQPPLSRQIQQLEAALGVQLLERTQRNVQLTPAGKAFLPEAEYLMQLSQSAASVARRAAQGEAGTVRLGYVAGASFGFMPRIVAAANKQLPGLDIVLRDLSTTEQFEALRSGRLDVGITRSPADHADLRSASVLREPFVAALPAAHPLAARRKLAIEALHGQDLIMYEPGQGGSMYELLTAAFHAARVAPRYVQHVRQTYCLMGLVGSGIGIALIQASAARLRMPGVAVRPIGLPAAAVSEFHLAWRAADEAANPAVERFRQLVLADAGKAA; encoded by the coding sequence ATGTTCCAGCTCAGCCAGATCCGCTGCTTCGTCGTGCTGGCCAACGAACTGCACTTCGGCCGCGCCGCCGTGCGGCTGCACATGACGCAGCCGCCACTGAGCCGGCAGATCCAGCAGCTCGAGGCCGCGCTCGGCGTGCAATTGCTGGAGCGCACGCAACGCAACGTGCAGCTCACGCCGGCCGGCAAGGCTTTCCTGCCCGAAGCCGAGTACCTGATGCAGTTGAGCCAGTCCGCCGCCTCGGTGGCGCGCCGCGCGGCCCAGGGCGAAGCCGGCACCGTGCGGCTGGGCTACGTGGCCGGCGCGAGCTTCGGCTTCATGCCGCGCATCGTGGCCGCCGCCAACAAGCAGTTGCCGGGTCTGGACATCGTGCTGCGTGACCTCAGCACCACCGAACAGTTCGAGGCCCTGCGTTCGGGCCGGCTCGACGTGGGCATCACGCGCTCGCCGGCCGACCACGCCGACCTGCGCAGCGCCAGCGTGCTGCGCGAACCCTTCGTGGCCGCGCTGCCCGCCGCCCACCCGCTGGCCGCCAGGCGCAAACTCGCCATCGAAGCCCTCCACGGGCAGGACCTGATCATGTACGAGCCCGGCCAGGGTGGCAGCATGTACGAACTGCTCACCGCCGCCTTCCATGCCGCACGGGTGGCGCCGCGCTATGTGCAGCACGTGCGCCAGACGTATTGCCTGATGGGCCTGGTCGGCAGCGGCATCGGCATCGCGCTGATCCAGGCTTCGGCCGCGCGGCTGCGCATGCCCGGCGTGGCGGTGCGGCCCATCGGCCTGCCGGCGGCGGCGGTGTCCGAATTCCACCTGGCCTGGCGCGCGGCGGACGAAGCGGCGAATCCGGCGGTCGAGCGCTTCCGGCAACTGGTGTTGGCCGATGCCGGAAAAGCCGCATAG
- a CDS encoding ExeA family protein — protein MYASFFGLSQDPFSIAPDPRYLFMSERHREALAHLLYGLGGGGGFVLLTGEIGTGKTTVCRCFLEQIPADCNVAYIFNPKLTVGELLQSVCDEFGIPHGHNGPGEETAKDCIDPLNAFLLRTHAAGQHNVLIIDEAQNLSADVLEQLRLLTNLETNERKLLQIILIGQPELRTLLARPELEQLAQRVIARFHLDALSLAETEHYIAHRLAIGGRHGALPFDRAALQLVHRMTHGVPRRINLLCGRALLGAYATGQSVVDRKIVAKAGTEVFGDLPAARSAGHPKAVAAGLGLVAGVALLAGLGWAMGVKLPWTGASPTAASSAAGPHIAAARPAASQASAALAATATAAATDHFADLFTTLPRAEDAAWRALAADWKATPDAAADPCEALPAQGLQCFRSTRTSLALIRQLDRPGLLTLTDAQGRPAYALLRGLDARNATLLVNGQPRAVPLATLALYWRGEYATLWRTPPLDDRLKGEKARAAATAQWVSQQLATLPGVATPASGAAAGDSPRERIYRFQLAQGLVPDGQAGPITLMLLNRATGVAEPQLQK, from the coding sequence ATGTACGCCTCTTTCTTCGGCCTGAGCCAGGACCCGTTTTCCATCGCGCCCGACCCGCGCTACCTGTTCATGAGCGAACGCCACCGCGAGGCGCTGGCACACCTGCTGTACGGCCTGGGCGGCGGGGGCGGCTTCGTGCTGCTGACCGGCGAGATCGGCACCGGCAAGACCACGGTGTGCCGCTGCTTCCTGGAGCAGATCCCGGCCGACTGCAATGTCGCCTACATCTTCAACCCCAAGCTCACGGTGGGCGAACTGCTGCAGTCGGTCTGCGACGAGTTCGGCATCCCCCACGGCCACAATGGACCGGGCGAGGAAACCGCCAAGGACTGCATCGACCCGCTGAACGCCTTCCTGCTGCGCACGCATGCGGCCGGCCAGCATAACGTGCTGATCATCGACGAGGCGCAGAACCTCTCGGCCGACGTGCTCGAGCAGTTGCGCCTGCTGACCAACCTCGAGACCAACGAACGCAAGCTGCTGCAGATCATCCTCATCGGCCAGCCCGAACTGCGCACGCTGCTGGCGCGGCCCGAACTGGAACAGCTGGCGCAGCGCGTGATCGCGCGCTTCCACCTGGATGCGCTGAGCCTGGCCGAGACCGAACACTACATCGCCCACCGCCTGGCCATCGGCGGACGGCACGGCGCGCTGCCCTTCGACCGCGCGGCGCTGCAACTCGTGCACCGCATGACGCACGGCGTGCCGCGGCGCATCAACCTGCTGTGTGGCCGCGCGCTGCTCGGCGCCTATGCCACCGGCCAGTCGGTGGTGGACCGCAAGATCGTGGCCAAGGCCGGCACCGAGGTGTTCGGCGACCTGCCGGCGGCACGCAGCGCGGGCCATCCCAAGGCGGTGGCCGCGGGCCTGGGCCTGGTGGCGGGCGTTGCGCTGCTGGCCGGGCTGGGCTGGGCCATGGGCGTCAAGTTGCCGTGGACCGGCGCATCACCCACCGCCGCATCATCCGCCGCCGGCCCGCACATCGCCGCCGCGCGGCCTGCGGCCTCCCAGGCATCCGCAGCCCTGGCGGCCACTGCGACTGCCGCGGCCACCGATCACTTCGCCGACCTCTTCACCACCTTGCCGCGCGCCGAGGACGCGGCCTGGCGGGCCCTCGCCGCGGACTGGAAAGCCACGCCGGACGCCGCTGCCGACCCCTGCGAGGCCTTGCCGGCCCAGGGCCTGCAGTGTTTCCGCAGCACGCGCACCAGCCTGGCGCTGATCCGCCAGCTCGACCGGCCGGGCCTGCTGACGCTCACCGATGCCCAGGGCCGGCCGGCCTACGCACTGCTGCGGGGGCTCGACGCCCGGAACGCGACCTTGCTCGTCAACGGCCAACCGCGAGCCGTGCCGCTGGCCACCCTCGCCTTGTACTGGCGCGGCGAATACGCCACCTTGTGGCGCACGCCGCCGCTGGACGACCGGCTCAAGGGAGAAAAAGCCCGCGCAGCCGCGACCGCGCAGTGGGTGAGCCAGCAACTCGCAACCCTGCCCGGTGTGGCCACGCCGGCCAGCGGCGCAGCAGCCGGCGACAGCCCGCGCGAACGGATCTACCGCTTCCAGCTCGCGCAAGGCCTGGTGCCCGACGGCCAGGCCGGCCCGATCACGCTGATGCTGCTCAACCGCGCCACCGGCGTGGCCGAACCGCAGTTGCAAAAATAA
- a CDS encoding general secretion pathway protein GspB gives MSYILEALKRADAERDRGAVPTLHSHAMPAAAQTRPRAPIANWIAAGALLALLVVAALWWTLGRQPAPVVLAPVVTPSPAPAVVAAAPALPAAPAAPVAVAPPRPAPSAPPRKAAEPPRAAAARPAASAAATAAPPQAAAPAPAPRTSAAPTAASLIYNVAELPDDIRAQLPKLSISGVTYSAQAAYRMLIVNGQVLHEGDEPAPGLTLETIRQKDMVLRFKGYRYSVGY, from the coding sequence ATGTCCTACATCCTCGAAGCCCTGAAACGTGCCGACGCCGAGCGCGACCGCGGCGCCGTGCCCACGCTGCACAGCCACGCGATGCCGGCCGCGGCCCAGACGCGCCCGCGCGCGCCCATCGCCAACTGGATCGCGGCCGGCGCGCTGCTGGCCCTGTTGGTGGTCGCCGCCCTGTGGTGGACGCTGGGACGCCAGCCCGCACCGGTGGTGCTGGCCCCCGTGGTGACGCCGTCACCGGCACCGGCCGTGGTGGCCGCCGCGCCGGCGCTACCAGCCGCACCGGCGGCGCCCGTCGCCGTGGCACCGCCAAGGCCCGCACCGTCGGCGCCGCCGCGCAAGGCCGCGGAGCCGCCCCGCGCCGCCGCGGCACGCCCTGCCGCATCGGCCGCCGCCACTGCCGCGCCCCCGCAAGCGGCAGCACCCGCACCGGCGCCGCGGACCTCGGCGGCGCCAACCGCCGCCAGCCTGATCTACAACGTGGCGGAGCTGCCCGACGATATCCGCGCGCAGTTGCCCAAGCTTTCGATCAGTGGCGTCACCTATTCGGCCCAGGCCGCCTACCGCATGCTCATCGTCAACGGCCAGGTGCTGCACGAAGGCGACGAGCCCGCGCCGGGCCTGACGCTGGAGACGATCCGGCAGAAGGACATGGTGCTGCGCTTCAAGGGCTACCGGTACAGCGTGGGTTATTGA